From a region of the Alnus glutinosa chromosome 1, dhAlnGlut1.1, whole genome shotgun sequence genome:
- the LOC133872557 gene encoding protein SULFUR DEFICIENCY-INDUCED 2: MSPKNEDPPSPYHVIHKLPPGDSPYVRAKHVQLVEKDPEAAIVLFWKAINVGDRIDSALKDMAVVMKQQDRAEEAIEAIKAFRDRCSKQAQESLDNVLIDLYKKCGRIEEQIELLKQKLWMIYQGEAFNGKPTKTGRSHGKKFQVTIKQETSRILGNLGWAYMQQGNHMAAEVVYRKAQIIDPDANKACNLCLCLIKQSRHTEARTCLEDVLQGKVSGSEDAKSRNRAEELLQELEKYQSPPSSSNLSRSSMEDAYIEGLEQLMNEWAPIRTRRLPIFEEISPFRDQLAC; the protein is encoded by the exons ATGAGCCCGAAGAACGAAGATCCTCCTTCTCCGTACCACGTAATTCACAAGCTCCCTCCCGGTGATAGCCCTTACGTCCGAGCCAAGCACGTCcag CTAGTTGAGAAGGACCCAGAAGCAGCTATAGTGTTGTTCTGGAAGGCAATAAATGTGGGTGATAGAATAGACAGTGCCCTCAAAGACATGGCAGTAGTTATGAAACAGCAAGATAGAGCAGAAGAAGCAATTGAAGCTATAAAAGCTTTCAGGGATCGCTGCTCGAAGCAAGCTCAGGAATCATTGGACAACGTCCTTATTGACTTGTACAAG AAATGTGGGAGAATCGAGGAGCAGATTGAGCTATTGAAGCAGAAGCTGTGGATGATTTACCAAGGAGAAGCCTTCAATGGTAAGCCAACCAAAACTGGTCGTTCTCATGGAAAGAAATTCCAGGTCACCATCAAGCAAGAGACGTCCAGGATACTG GGAAACTTGGGTTGGGCCTACATGCAGCAAGGAAACCATATGGCTGCCGAAGTGGTTTATCGCAAAGCTCAAATAATCGACCCAGATGCGAACAAGGCCTGCAACTTGTGCCTGTGCCTGATCAAGCAATCTCGACATACTGAGGCAAGGACATGTCTTGAAGATGTATTGCAGGGTAAAGTTTCAGGGTCCGAAGATGCCAAGTCAAGAAATCGCGCAGAGGAGCTGCTGCAGGAACTAGAGAAATACCAATCTCCACCATCATCTTCAAACCTCTCAAGATCAAGTATGGAAGATGCTTACATAGAGGGGCTTGAACAGTTGATGAACGAATGGGCCCCAATCAGAACAAGGAGACTGCCCATCTTTGAAGAGATATCTCCATTTCGAGACCAGTTAGCTTGTTGA